GACAAATTCTCACAATCATTCCGGTAAGAAAAAAGTGGCTATCCTCATTGAAAATGGCGTTGAGGATATAGAATTTACAATCCCTTGTCATAGCTTAAAACAAGCTGGAATGGAGGTAGTTGTCCTCGGTTCACGCATGAATGAAAGATATAAGGGTAAACGAGGTAAACTTTCCGTTCAACCTGATGCTACCACCACAGAAGCGATCGCTGGAAAATTTGATGCCGTGGTAATTCCCGGTGGTATGGCTCCCGACAAAATGCGGCGGAACCCCAACACAGTCCGCTTCGTACAAGAGGCTATGCAACAAGGAAAATGGGTAGCTGCGGTATGTCACGGACCACAACTTTTAATTGAGGGTGATTTGCTCAAAGGTAGAAAAGCCACAGGCTTTAGTGCTATCCGCAAAGACATGATTAATGCAGGTGCAAATTATCTCGATGAGCCGTTAGTGGTAGACAGGAATTTAATTACCTCTCGCGAACCAGGAGATTTAGCGATTTTTACCACAGCACTCCTCAGTCGTTTGGGTTACGGTGGTAAAGATGCGGCACTTCCCGACGAGAAAGACACCAGCGCTGAATGGTGGAAACTGGCTGATGCTTGGGGTGGTTCTACCAAAGGTGAAATCACTAGAGGCTTGAATACAGCGTTGAGTGGTGAGCGTTATTCAATGGAAGCCTTGGAAAAGTATGCCGAAAAAGAATCAGATAATCAAGTGCGCGCTGCTTGCAGCAGCGCTTCGCTATCGCTCTTTCAAGAGATGATAGGTAATAGACAGCGCCACATTCAGAAATTAGAAACTTATCTCGACAGACTCGGTGAAAAGCCTTCCATACTAGCAAATATCGCCAATCAATACGCCAAAGTCAAAAGCGCTTTCACTGGTAGCGATGACATCTATCAGTTACGTTGCGCCTTGGGAGATGTGCAAACAGGTTTAGGCGATATTAGTAATTTATGTGCTATGTACACCGACCCCGTAGCAACGGCAATTTTTAAAGAAATTTACCACGATTTGCTCAAATACGAGCAGCGTTTAGCAGAGCTATATCGGGGACGCATAGGCAGTGAAATTCAGCCTCCCAAGCCCTAGACCAGAAGCGAACAAAAGATAAAAAAAATCTTCTCTGTCTGTGTCCTCTGCGTCCTCTGCGTCCTCTGTGGTTGAAAAAATATGATCACTTCATCCACAGCCAACCTCTAGAACAAGCAACCCACGCCTCCGAAATTTTCCAGCACAAAGTTGTACTCAAACCATAAGGTAATTAAATATGACTGACACAAGTGTAAAAAAAATCGACTCTAGCCATTCCCCCAAAGGTCAACTCGGTCAGAAATATCTCGCCTCTGGCAAATCTGTTTCTATGCGTCTTTGGGAAGACGAACAACCAAGCGCAGATAAACAACCTACCTCCCGCGACTATGAAACAGTTGGCTATGCAATCAAAGGCCGGGCAGAACTGCACATCGAAGGACAAATGATTTTATTAGAACCTGGAAGTTCCTGGGTAGTCCCAAAAGGTGCAAGCCATACTTACAAAATCCTCGAACCATTTACCGCAGTTGAAGCCACCAGTCCACCAGCACAAATTCATGGACGAGATGATTAAATCAGTTAACTACAGGACTTACGCAAAAACCCTCTCAAACCCTTATTCCTCTGTGTCCTCTGCGTCTGGTGTGGTATGCCTCCGGCACGCTCCGCGAACGTTATTCCGTAATTTGTGCGTAAGTCCTAAACTAATAGACGTGCAAAATATAATCTTGAATGTAAGCTGATTCTTTAGAAGGGACAAGAAATACAAACAACTGCACTTGATTTTTTTGACTGACATCAATAATGCGTGATAAAGCTGCTTCAACTTTCCCCACAGCTTCAGTCGAATATAACTAGTTTGCTGTGGTTGAGAAATTTGTCCACCTGACTTTTCCACCACCAAAGGTGTGGGAGTCGTAAAATCGGCAAGAGTGCGCCGCCAAAAATCTTCAGCCTGAGTAAAATCTTGCTGATTCAACCAATTAATATAATCACGGTAAGGGCGAGATGGAGGTAAATATAATTCTTGATTGTGGGTGATGGACTCGTAAACAGCAAAGATTTCTTTAAATATAATCGGCCAACTCCAACCATCCAGCAATATATGATGAAAGCTCCAGACAAAATTATCAGTTTCATCCGCTAACCGAAATAAAACGCAGCGCATTAACGGCGATTTGTCAAGAGCAAAATTAGTTTCTTTATCTGTTGTTAAATAAGCAGCAATTTTGGCTTGTTGTTCTGTGGGGGCTAGTAAACGTAGGACATTAATTCTGTATGATCGGCAATTTGCTGTAAAATTAAAATTCTCCAGACAAAGCGATCGCAATGAAGCCGTGAAAATCCAGGGACGTTGGAGTGAGTGAATAGTAGTCACTCATTTACACAGGTTGCAAAGCCCCAGAACTTCTCAGTTGTGCTAAAGTGGCATTGCCAGTACAAAATAAAGCAGTTTCCAATTCCGCAATCAACACCTGTGCTAATTGATCTACTGCGGCTTCTGATTGCACAGCTGCTGCTAAAAAAGGTCGAGCTAAACCGGCTAAATCTGCACCTAAAGCGATCGCTTTAGCCACATCCAAGCCATTGAGTAAACCCCCAGAAGCAATTAAAGGAAACGTCGGTGCGATCGCCCGGATAGAATTAAGACAATCGGCAGTTGGTAAACCCCAATCACCAAAAGTTTGCCCCAAACGGCGCTGCTGATCATCTTCGGCGCGTTGGCTTTCCACCTTAGCCCATGAAGTACCACCAGCCCCCGCCACATCTATGGCTGCAACCCCCGCATCCATTAACTTTTGTGCCATTGGTGCAGAAATACCATTTCCCACTTCTTTCACCACGATAGGAACCGGTAGTTGCTCACAAAGTTGGGCAATTTTCGCCAACAGCCCCGCAAAATTAGTATCTCCCCGTGATTGCACACACTCTTGCAACGGGTTGAGATGCAAAATCAGCGCATCCGCTTGCAAAGAATTGACAAGGTGTAAGCAATCATTCAACCCACAACCATAATTGAGTTGTACAGCGCCCAAATTCGCTAACAACAGAATATCAGGAGCAAAGGAACGCACAGCAAAAGTAGAAGCTAAATGCGGCTGTTCAATCACAATTCGTTGTGAACCCACCCCCATCGCTAATCGGTAGCGTTGGGCGATAGTCGCTAAACGAGTGTTAACTAACTTCGCTAATTCCGTTCCCCCTGTCATCGAAGAAATCAGCACAGGAGCGCCGACAGTTTTCCCCAAAAAACTTGTTTGCAGATTGATATCACTGCGATTAATTTCCGGGAGACAATTATGAGTAAAGCGATAGCGCTCAAATCCGCTCGTAACTTGCTGACAAGAAACATCTTCCTCTAAACAAACACGTAAGTGTTCCGCTTTGCGCGCTTCTATGTCAGTAACCGATGATACAGAAATAGTCATAATGGCTTCCTTTGGCAACTGGTAATTGGTAGCTTCAGGCGAATAGCCTCTTGAAACTTAGCAACATCAAACTCAGCAATACTGAAGACTCCGGTTTGATCAAATAGCCGGGATGAAACGCTATCTTGACAAATGTAATTAACGCGAATGTCCTCATGTAAAGATTCCCACAGCAATTGGATATTAGCTATCCGTGCCGCCTCAATGGCTGGAGTATTCATGTCCTCTGGGTTGAAAGCATGACCGTAACTGCGAATATAAAAACGACACTCTCTAGGGCCGGCGGGAACTAAAGAAAAAGCTTGGACGTGTTCTGGAAATACACTCAAAGAAAAAGGCATGGGAATTTCTTCGTGTGCCGACATCGAACAGAAAGTTTCCGGGAGAGCATCATTTTCCGCAGCAAAATCTGGTAATTCCTGTTCCGGTTCCCAAGAATGACGAGCGATCGCTACTATTATACTAGTAATGATGTTTTTTCAACAATTCTTAATATAACACATTTGGCAACATTCGACACACATATACAGTAAAGCAGAAAGTTTTACTTTGAAGAGCGATACGGCTTTAGCCGTTAGCTTCGCTATGGCAATTCCTTCTCAGCCCAATCCGATAAGTATTTTTCTGCCTTCCTGCCTTCATCAAGTATCAATACTGGACTTTAGATTAGAAAATGCGATCGCCATAGGTTCAAATTGAACCCAGATTAAAGGAGTACGAAAATTATCCTTACCCCATACAGCTTTTTTACTCTAATGTCAGTAAATCGCAAAGTTTTTTTGGTTCTTCGGTTAAGGAACGGATTGAACTCGATAAACCTCCCCCTCGACCTAACTGAACGCCGATTAGACATCAGGTGAAAATTCAATATGCTTTTTCTAAAACCTTCGTAGAGACCTTCTCTAAAACATCTCCCTTGCTTATTTATCAGCGTTATCTGTGCCTGGAGTGGTTAGTTTATTCGCTGAATTTATTTCTGATAAATCCTTAAATTAACTCAACATTTTTCTACCTTAGCCTTCAGAGAAGCAAAATGCTTACCACCTAACTCGATTTGCCCCTCTGCACATCCAGTTTTCAATCTTTCCACAAGGTACTCCAAATCATCTGCGATAAAATTTGTCCCATGATCTGGCTCTACTAGGCTGACCAAAGACATATTTGTTTTCCCTTGATTTGCTAAACTAGAAATACCCAAAAAATTGAAGATTCCCGATTCATAAGTACCACAAGGTACAGAAGGGTTATCTACTCCCACACAGTATTCATGCGGTTTAAACCAATCAAATGCCGGATAGCCGTGAAAATGCACAATTGGCGCACCATCTTTAATTAAATTTGGTGCATATAAAGCCGCAGACAGACTAATCGCCAGCATCACGTAAATATCATAAGAAGGTTTGATATCTACCTGATTTGTCTGAATGCCTTCAGGTAATTCCAGATATAATTTTTCTTTCAAACCAATTCTAATCACATCACTGGCAATATTCAAATTGGTTTTATTTGAGCCTGAACGAGCGCTAACCAGCCAAATATCAGGAATTTGCTGAAATACATCTTCTCCTTGTATTTTGGTTTTGAGATAACGTCTACCTTTTTCATTTTGACGAAGTTCATTGCTACTAAATCCCTCCACAGGTGATAAACTTTCCCATTCAGTTATCTTTATTTCCCTAGCACCAAAATATTGCGGAGGTTCAGCATAAGCTACAAAACCATAAGAAACACCTGTTCTTCCGTTCACTATAACATTGACAATATCTCTGTGAGACTTCCTTTTAATTACTTCATTGAGTTTAAAACCAGGAGGAAACAGACCTGTTAATGCTAATTCTTGACCCAACTTTACTAAGTTTTTAGCATAGCTAGATTTTTCTGGTTGATACTCCCCAATTTGAAATCTGTTTAATAACAGTGGGGAAATGGGGACAAACACTTTGGGAATTAGTGACTTTAACACAAACTCTTCTATTTCTTGTTTTGGGAAAACAGAGTCGGAAAGATTCATATTTAAAATAGAAATTTTATCAATAGCAACTCCAATGACAATTTCCGAAAAAGTCCTAACTAGAGTGTTTAAACCAATATTAATTTTTTCTTGATATGGTATTGACTGGTTAATGAAATCATGATCGATTTTGCTTAAAACTATTACCTGAGTATTAGTAGGGTCCTCAACATATTTGGCCGCATGGTCTTCAGCCCAACTACTAAACTTGGCAATATTTACTACCGAAACTTCTCGTTTTTTTAATATCCAATCGCAATAAAATTTGTACCAAGTTTCGGCGGCTAAAATCCCCACTTTTCTCATAAAAGATGGAGGGTTTTCTACATCAATAACAGCATGAATTTCGGCTATAATACCCCTAATCTTCAAGCTTTTTTTTCTGTTAATTATCGGGAATACTATATCGTAGTTAAACTCTGTGGTTGCTTGCTCCCAAGGCACAATTTTGACACCATATTCTCTGAAATGATTTTCTAATTCTTGGCGGAATTGCAAAATTTCTGAATTTTTATAGTTCTTAGGCAAAGGTTTGAATGTAACCTTTAACTGTTGAGCCATCTTTTTAGGGTCAATAATGGGTGGCTTATATTCCACAGTATTTTTCCCCACAAATCCCCCGATTAAACGTCCAATAGTTTGCAAGTTTAGCCCCTGCATCAAAGGCATAACTTCCGCATTTGTAGTGGTATCCCGCTCACGGATAAAAGCCAGAATCTCTGTTTTGTAAGCTATGAGGTTTGCCTGGATTTCTGGTGTGATTATACCCTTGGGACAACGAATCTTAAGTTTGTCATTATCAACCCAAAGATAAACACCTTTTTGAGTAAGGTTTGTTACAATTTCTGATGCATTCATAGTTTCAAAATTTCCCAATTTTTGCAAAATAGTAGCAATTGTTGTAGGGTGTCCACTGTTTCCCATTCGTTCAAACCCTTATTTATACGTTGTGGACAGTTCCTACCTGATGATTATTGAGAATGGTGTAAGATATCAGTAATTAAATCTGAAATATCTCTGACTCGGAACCTTCCAAGTCTTCGATTAAACGTTTAGACAGTGATGCAATAGTGGGGTAATGCCACAGCAACATAGGAGACAGACTAAACCCCAAAAAATTCTCTGCTTTATTTGCCAGCATCATCGCCTGGGCTGAATCCAGCCCGTAGCTATCTAAAGGTTCTTTAACATCTATTTCATCGGGTTGAACACTCAACTGTTCAGCAATTTGAGAAACTAGCCAAGCTTCAATTTCTTCTACACTATAAGATTTAATAGCATTTGGATTATGAGTAGATTGGTTCATTGTTTTACCTTTAAAGTAACAGTATCTGGATAGGAATACCGGTGAAAATAAAATACAGATCCTGCTCTTATTTCGTTAGCAGAAATCACTTATTTATCTCAGCAATCAATTGTTAATTTTTGTTCAATTTTGAACTGACAAACATGAAAAATATAAAGCATACAATTGTTCACTCTTTCTGTTAGCAATCATTTTTTTATCTATAAGCAGTTATAAACGAGCTAAATCCCGATTAAATTTGAGTTGAAGATGGCTGAACCTTGAAGTTGCAGATATGAGAAATATAGGAAATTAATTGATTGACAATACCCTCCATCGTATTGCGACTGATTGAAGGCTCGGAAAACACAAAATTCAACAGCATTTTCCCTTGAAAAGTTGAAACATGGGTAATAAACATACCTGCATATAAAGCATGAGAACCCAAAAAACTGATTTCTTCTAGTTCAAATTCACCATAAACTTTGGGGATATTAACTCTCCCCGCATTAGATACAGATACCGTCGCTGCTACTTGCTTAGGGTAGGTTAAAGAAAAATCTATCAAATGCTTGGCAACTAAAATCATCTTAAAGATATCACCGCGCTTTGTACTAGCTTCAAACTTTTGTTTCACCTCCCGCGCTAATTCCCAGAAGGATGTATTGCTTTTTATGGTATAAAATCCCATAATAGATGAAGCTAATACAGCCATATGATCATCACTAATTTCGGGCTGTATATGTCTCCGCAAATCAAGATAAGTTAGGCAGTTTAATTTGATGGCTTTTCTCTTGTTTTTAGTGATATTCCTGGCAATTATCAACATTATTGCCGCAGAGAAAGCACTGTTTACAGTTGTATTTTCTTGCCGACAAGTATTAACTAACTGTTGGGTTAACTCTGGGTCAAGTTGCCTGTGAATAATATTACAACGACGTTGGGCAATGGGGACATACTTTTCAAAACCTAATGTTTGTGGTCGATGCCAAATTTTTTGTAACCCCATCTGCAACAAAAACAGTGTGCTGCTTATTTGTCCTCTAAACTTCTTTGTCCATCTAGGTAATAGTTCTTCTACAGGTGGTAGTGGGAGTAAAGTAGTAACTGGGTTAATTAGGTTTCCAGAAAAAATTTGCTGACAATAAGTCAAGATTTCTGAATGCAGCCGAATAGATGATAAACCATCCCCAACGGCATGATGTCCTGTTGTAATGAGGTAATTTTCATGGCTGTGACTCTGGATATGAACAAGTACGGCTCGCATCAGACATTTGCTACTATCAATTGCCTGGTTCATCTCTGCTTCAACAACTTGTTGCCACTGTTCATGAGCAAATTTCTCCACAACACGCACAGGAATCTTTGTTGTTCCTTCAGTTTGAAAGCAGAGTCTGTTTGTAGAAGAAATAATCCGAGAATTAAGTCGAGGGTGGCGACGCTGTATTATATCTAAAGCCTGTCTGAGAATTTCAGCACTGAGAGGCCCTTTGATGCGACTAATAGTGACTATGTTCCAGGTTTTAGCACGGCTATTTAAGTTTTCCATAGCCTGCTCAAGGCATCCCAGATTTCTGGCATTTTCGACTGATTCTTGAACACTCTGTTGAGTGAGACTTGGTAAAATATTCGATGTTTTCATAGTTTTATGCGTTCCCAATTGGTAATACTTTTAAAAAAGTACAAGGTCAGGGAGATGAGAATAAAGTGTTAGCTTTCGCTACTGCTTTATTCAGCTACTCGAATACGAATATCACCCTGCACTACGCATTGACAAGCTAGACGAAGATTGGGATTGTCTGGAACCAAAATATCAAGTAAAATTCGTTCTTCGTCTTTAATGGGAGAAAGATTATCCATCCCGCTCATAACTTCTATCAGGCAGGTTCCACAGGCAACACTGCGGCAACCAAATAAGATTGAAGCCGGATGCTCATCACAAATCTTCGTTAAGGGTTGGCTTGCTTCGACTTGAACTGTTTTTTGGTCATCTTCAAAATGAATAGATGCTATCATTTCTCAACTCCTCGGAATCATTAAATTGGGTTAACAGATGCAACAACTTTTAAGCAACTTCAATAAGTCTTTGAATTTCTTTAGCTTCTAAAGCATCCTGGTAACGGTCATAGCGATTACCTAGAAGCTCTTGATTTAATTCAAGTTCCAGTGCTTGAACCAGACGGGCTATCTGCTGCGCTCTGTAACGCCAACTCTTTTGTTCTAAAGAACCAATGATCTTTCGCCAACTCAAGCTCATATCTCTCCAAGAATGAATGAGTTTATTTATATCTACCTGCTTATGAATGAATTCAGGATGATGTAAAGACATACGGAGTGAATTAAGCCCCAATCTAGTGTCAGTTAATATGACTCCTTGCTTATTGAGGTCTAACTTCTCCAGGTAAGTTGTAAAAGAAGCATTAATGTAGTCTTCGACAATTTTTTGCATCGCATACCGAATGAAATTTTGAGCCTCTGGAGGAGCTTTTTGATATAGTTCAAACCCTAAATCAAAAGATGTTGTGTAATGGCGGGCTTCATCTGTTATGTGAGCATGATTTAATTCAAAAGCTAATGGATCATATGCAAAATTTTCTGGGTCGTCGAATAAATAGCTTTCGGCTTGTTTTAACTCGACATTAGCCATATATCGGTACAGTAACCATAAACTACCTAATCCATTGTCTTGAACTATTTCATCGGGTAGCATCCTCACAGCGTCCCCAACGATAAACCGTAAAGTTCGATATAGCCAATTCTTATTTTGTAACTCCATCTGCTCTACTAGCTTATTCAGAAAACTTTTACCTTTCATTAGATAAGATAAAGTTTCGCTCAGGTCTACATCAAAACTAAAACTAGTATCTAAGTTTTCCCAATCAGATTGAGGTATAGGGCGGAAACTACCATAAAAAAAGCCCGGCTCATCAAACGAGTCTTGAATTCCGATTTCTCGACAAACCATACTATGTATAGTTCGGAAAGACCAAATATGATCCAATTCTTCATTTGTTTCCTGATGAAGAATCATATATTCGTCTGAGTATGGGGCAAAAAGTTTTTCGGACACACTCATATTAGATGGAATAGCTTGAGATTCGCTATTGGCAACATACTTATAGAAGTTGGCAAGGAATGCTGCGGATAAAATTGACTTTTGACTGGTATTTAGAGAACGTAAATACTCACAAAATGGCATAGGTAAAGGAATCATTCCTGGATTACAGTAAAGTTTTCCTTCTTTAATTCCCTGCTTATTCAGCGCTATAGCGACAGGTTTTAACTCTAAGGATTGAGTATGTGCCTGCTCAAAAAGCCTATTTTGAATTCTGGTAATTCGGTCATTAATTTTGACAATATTCATGTAATTTTACTCCTTTAGTTAAAATGAACTGGGTGATATGTACTGTAGTAAGTTGGCATTTCTAATCCCTGAATTTTTAAAACTTGCATCCGGTATAAAAATACCACGCCAGTCATAATTTGGTTAGCAACATCAAGGACTCGGCGATTATTTAAATCTGCCAAGTAAGAACCTTTTATCCAGTTATTGAAGCTTCCCATAGCAGGGCCACACCAGATTTGATAATCAATTTCCCGACCTTTTTCACCAGAGTTAGACCAACGAGAAGATAATCCCAGATACCAGCGAAAAATCAGAGCCATTTTCAGCTTGGGGTTGTTGGCTGCTTTGTGCAATTTATCAGGATTACGCTGAGATAAGTAATTAACTGTTTCCTGCCAAATCACATCTAGATTAGTTTTAAAAACTTGTTTTTCTAGTTTTTCTCTTTCGGCAAAAGGTATATCTTCAATTGAATCATAATTTTTGTATAAGTCAAACAATTTTTGCGCTCGTAGAGGAAAGAGAGTTCCTCTTTTGAGAACTTGCAGTTTTACTCCCATTTCAAACATATCTGCGGCTGGAGCCATCATCACGTCAGCCATCTCTGCCTGAGCTAGTAATTGTTTGGTATATTGAGAAGTTCCAGCTTCAATACAGGATTGGTTAATGGAACCAGTAACAACATAAGCAGCGCCCATCATAAAGGCAGCTAAGGCTGATTGTGGAGTGGCAATTCCTCCGGCTACTCCAATTCTGACTGGTCTTTCATAACCATATTGGCCTTGAATTTGATCTCTTAATTCCAGAATGGATGGTAATAGACAAACCAAAGGACGATTATCTGTGTGACCACCAGAATCTGCTTCTACGGTAATATCATCAGCCATGGGAATTTTTGCAGCTAGAGTTGCCTGTAATTCACTGATGAGACCTTGCTGTACTAAGTTTTTGAGAATTTTGAAAGGAGCAGGTTGTAAAAATTTTGTGGCAACCTCTCGGCGAGAAATTTTGGCAATGACTTTATTTTTGATTTCGATTTGATTGGCGGCATTCAAACCTAGTCCCGCAACCCGGTAGTAGACAATGTTCTCGGTCAAATCTAAGAAGGCAGATGCTTCTATTGTTCTGACTTGATATTTCAGATATAAATCAATGACACCGCGTTCAACAACAGGGTCACTAGGACTGTGGAGTAAGTTAAAAGCGTAAGGGCCTTGGGGTAGGGCTTGCTGAATACGGTTGATGGCTGCTTCAACACGGTCAAGAGATAAACCTCCAGCACCAAATGAACTTAAAATTTTCTCTTTGCCAAGAGCAATTACTAATTCTTCTGAGGCAATACCATGAGCCATTGCACCAGCAGTATAGGCATATTTTACATTGTGGAAATCTAGAAAATTTGGATCGCCTAACTGTTGAATCTGCATAGCTGGAACAGACATTAACAGTTCTGCTTGCCCTATTTTCCCATTATGGGAATGAAGCGATTCTCCTTCGTTACTGACACCAATTTTATCTTCAACTCTAATAATATAACAAGGTTTATCTAAGTTAAGTAGTTTAGCTTTTATGCCATTTCCATCAAAAGATATGGTATTTAAAGAACCTTGCCAATATTGATTGTTGCTGACAAAGAGATTGGAAAGTTTTAACAGTGAATTGCCGCGCTTATGGTCGCGAATATTATTATTAATCATCGATTTTTTGTTTTTGAATTTTTAGTTTTTCGGTGTTTAGTCCCAGGGGATTTATAGTTATCAAGTAAAAGGTTGCCTAGTTTTTGAACCCGTTCGCCGTTAGACATTTCCACAGGCTAGCGACGTAAATATCCGAGGAGGGTTGCCAAATTGATTCGTTCTAATTTGATGGAATGCTTTGCTAAATTCAATGGCTTGATTCGTCAAATAAGTTTTGGGACAACTCTAGTTGTTGCTGTATTATGGCGCTGATTTGATGTAGTGATTCTTGTCGGAATTCTAGTAATATAGAGTGGGTTTCGGTCATCCGGGAAGCGTTCTGGAACAGCTTTTGATAGTGAGAACTACGTAAATTAGGTAGCTGGTTTTTGCTAACAAAGCTATCAGTTATGTAATCATTAGGTAATAAGCTTTGGCAATTTTCTTCTTCTGTGATGAAAACAGGTTCATCTGATGATTCGTCTTCAAGTAAAATACTGCGATCGCCTGCGGGTGTGCGTGGAGGTAAATCTTGCAGCAAGACCGTAGAAGCTTTATTACTAAAATCCTCAGCGATTAAGTTAATCATAATACCTTTTGGCTCAGTTACCATTAAATTTTTATTCTCAGAATATGTGGGTTGTGCAAATTCACTAAATTGCAATAGTTCATACTGCCGAACAGAAGAATTAACTGATGAGGTGGAAAATTCTGCTTTGAATTTTTCCCGGTTATTCTCCCTCAGAAATATGTCATCAGTTTGATGACTATCGAAGGTGATACTTTCCATTGCTAATTGATTTTGATTAAAGCTTGTCGGTAAGAGAGAATACAGTGGCGACAAATCCATCTCAACTCGATGACTCAACAGCTTTGCTAATACTCTGATAATAGAAATATGATCATCTATCCCTCTTCTATTCAGAGAAACTGTGAAGTGTTCTTTGTCGTGGAGTGTTTTACTAATCCATCGTGAACAGTTACCACCAACTCCTACTTCAATAAAGATTTTAGCACCATCATCGTAGACACGGTTAACTAGCCGAGGAAAATCAAGCTCTTGACATAGAGTTTGGGCAATATTGTTACCAATAGAATTACTATCAAGAGGAATGGGTTTGTATTCTGCGGCGGAATAAAAAACAGTGTTTTTGACGTTTTCAACAGGCAAAGTGTTGATTTTGGCGATTTCCTCATACTCAGAGCGCATTGGCTCACAATGAATTACGTGCTTGAGAGGAGTAGGAAAAGCAACACATTTAAGGTCTTCAATAACTCTCTGACAGGCTTGTAGTTCCCCAGAAATGATAACTTCTTCTGGTGTATTTATCAGAGATAAATACACGCGCTTTTCTGATTTTATGGCTTCTCTAACCCGATAAACTGGGCATAAAATAACATAGTTATGCCAAATATCTTCGTCTGGAATATTATCCTTTTGAGGCAATTTCCAATACTCACGCACGGCATCTTTGGGGCCAGCCAGCCTGGTTTTAAACAAAGATGATGAAGTCAATTTTTGACTACCTTGGTTAAAGTTAGTCCAGACACCCTGAGCAAACATCATGCTAATTTCGCCCAGACTATATCCAAATGCACTTTGGGGCTTAATTTGAAAATAATCTTGGAGAATTGCAGTCATGAATCCGGTAAAGCATACTTCAAATTCCAGTAATGTTACGGGATCATCCATCCATTTTTGTTCAATGGTTTCCAATTGCCTTTTGGAGATTTTCTTCAAGCTTCTGGGATAAAACAATTTCTCTACACTAGCAGCCCGCTTGTAAATTCCTCTATTTACCAAGTCATCATAAATTTGGGGAAATAAGCGGAAGAGATACCGGGCGATACCAACATAAGCATTGAAAGAACCAGAGTAAACAAAAGCGATATCATTGTCTTTGCCTAG
The window above is part of the Nodularia spumigena CCY9414 genome. Proteins encoded here:
- a CDS encoding PfaD family polyunsaturated fatty acid/polyketide biosynthesis protein, producing the protein MINNNIRDHKRGNSLLKLSNLFVSNNQYWQGSLNTISFDGNGIKAKLLNLDKPCYIIRVEDKIGVSNEGESLHSHNGKIGQAELLMSVPAMQIQQLGDPNFLDFHNVKYAYTAGAMAHGIASEELVIALGKEKILSSFGAGGLSLDRVEAAINRIQQALPQGPYAFNLLHSPSDPVVERGVIDLYLKYQVRTIEASAFLDLTENIVYYRVAGLGLNAANQIEIKNKVIAKISRREVATKFLQPAPFKILKNLVQQGLISELQATLAAKIPMADDITVEADSGGHTDNRPLVCLLPSILELRDQIQGQYGYERPVRIGVAGGIATPQSALAAFMMGAAYVVTGSINQSCIEAGTSQYTKQLLAQAEMADVMMAPAADMFEMGVKLQVLKRGTLFPLRAQKLFDLYKNYDSIEDIPFAEREKLEKQVFKTNLDVIWQETVNYLSQRNPDKLHKAANNPKLKMALIFRWYLGLSSRWSNSGEKGREIDYQIWCGPAMGSFNNWIKGSYLADLNNRRVLDVANQIMTGVVFLYRMQVLKIQGLEMPTYYSTYHPVHFN
- a CDS encoding PfaB family protein — protein: MEELTENQIPKIAIVGMDCYLGGGCQGLDTFEQSIYEGRQHFIPLPDQRWQRIEKPEEQLRKYGFDNGKAPLGAYIQDWQIPAESGDKFNPQKLLMLQVADNALKDAGIYPGSKVAVVIVRATELEHPEIENTLANDVSQNWNFTGAALILTAEQSSVFKALKMAQKLLTKKEVDAVLVGAVEKSGDSASVLLRHQTTAINTGVNTLSYDENVNGWIVGEGAAAIVLKLHETAKQDHSRIYAVIDALSLLENAKSQINSIPTVIDAETITQACQQAFQLADIKPTDIGYLEVIGSGIPSQDESEIRGLLQAYRTSDANLSCALGSAKANIGHTYAVSGLVSILKTALCLYRRYIPVVPQWSSPKMPEIWQGSPFYVAAESKPWFSDTRIAAVNGMEGDGSYAHLILSEAVGQQTHSNSYLEQIPDYLFAIAADDQASLLEQIHTLQQTITDCSSLKAAAGETFRAFQKHQKPTYTLSILGRNQDELMREIQRSFQGVNIAFETGKDWQTPVGSYFTAKPLGKDNDIAFVYSGSFNAYVGIARYLFRLFPQIYDDLVNRGIYKRAASVEKLFYPRSLKKISKRQLETIEQKWMDDPVTLLEFEVCFTGFMTAILQDYFQIKPQSAFGYSLGEISMMFAQGVWTNFNQGSQKLTSSSLFKTRLAGPKDAVREYWKLPQKDNIPDEDIWHNYVILCPVYRVREAIKSEKRVYLSLINTPEEVIISGELQACQRVIEDLKCVAFPTPLKHVIHCEPMRSEYEEIAKINTLPVENVKNTVFYSAAEYKPIPLDSNSIGNNIAQTLCQELDFPRLVNRVYDDGAKIFIEVGVGGNCSRWISKTLHDKEHFTVSLNRRGIDDHISIIRVLAKLLSHRVEMDLSPLYSLLPTSFNQNQLAMESITFDSHQTDDIFLRENNREKFKAEFSTSSVNSSVRQYELLQFSEFAQPTYSENKNLMVTEPKGIMINLIAEDFSNKASTVLLQDLPPRTPAGDRSILLEDESSDEPVFITEEENCQSLLPNDYITDSFVSKNQLPNLRSSHYQKLFQNASRMTETHSILLEFRQESLHQISAIIQQQLELSQNLFDESSH